GCACCGCGGAAATGGGCAGCTTTCGCATTGGCTCCGATCACAGGGGATCGAACCGTCCCAGCGTACCAGGGCCACCAGCCAGGTGCCCACAGCGGCCAGGGAAAGCACCCAGGCCAGCGCCTTGATAATAACCATTCCAGCACCTCCGGCAAAATTATTTGTTGATGGTGATAACCTGGCCCACATGGATCAGGTTCGGATTTTTGATCCCGTTGTCTGCTGCCAGCTTGGCCACAGTGGTGCCGTACTTCGCGGCGATACGGGAAAGGGTGTCCCCGGCCACAACGGTGTACTTGACGGCTCCGCCGGGCAGGCGGAGGACCTGGCCCACACGGATCAGGTTCGGGTTTTTAATGCCGTTGATCTCCACCAGTTTGGCCACGGTGGTGCCGTACTTTGCGGCGATACGGGACAGGGTGTCGCCGCTCTTCACGGTGTATGTACCCGCCGCCTGGGTCGTCGGTTTCGTTGGCTTGTCCGCCGTCCCGCCGGACGTGCCGCCCAGTTTCCGGGCGATCATGTCAAAGTCCGGGGTGATGAAACCGCGGATATACCGCCCGTTCACTTTCATGGTGCGCTTGCCCACCTTGCCGCCGTTCATGTTTCCCTCTGTGACCACAAAGGTGCCGCCGCCCACCTTGGTGACAATGCCGATGTGATCCGTGGCGCCGGTGTTGTCGGTGGCGGCGTAGTTGGCCCCGTCCTGCCAGTCGTACACGCAGGCGTCGCCCACCTTTGGGGTGTATGCGTCGTTCTCCGTCCAGATCCCTTTTTTCTTGGCGATCTCGACGTACTTTCCCACGCCGCACTCCGTCCCGGTGTACTCCGCGATCCCGGCCTTGATGTACGCCGCGGAGGTCGTGGTGGCACAATGGGCGTCACCCACCTGTACGCGGTAGCCTCTGGCCAGGGGCTTGTGGTTGTTGTAGATGTTCAGGATCTCCAGGTGCTTGGCGCTGCCTCTGGTTGCTCCGTCCCATGCATTGATAATGTCCGCCACCTTTCGGCGCAGTTCGTTTCCGGTCATAATGTTTATACCTCCTCACAGGCCCGCGTCCGGTGGTTCGCCGGTGCCCGCGGGCGGTTCCTCCGGGGGCAGCTGGGTGCCGCTCCCGCTCGTTCCGGCGGCCTCCGCCGCCTTGTCCTTATTGGTCTTGATCCAG
This genomic window from Pusillibacter faecalis contains:
- a CDS encoding LysM peptidoglycan-binding domain-containing protein codes for the protein MTGNELRRKVADIINAWDGATRGSAKHLEILNIYNNHKPLARGYRVQVGDAHCATTTSAAYIKAGIAEYTGTECGVGKYVEIAKKKGIWTENDAYTPKVGDACVYDWQDGANYAATDNTGATDHIGIVTKVGGGTFVVTEGNMNGGKVGKRTMKVNGRYIRGFITPDFDMIARKLGGTSGGTADKPTKPTTQAAGTYTVKSGDTLSRIAAKYGTTVAKLVEINGIKNPNLIRVGQVLRLPGGAVKYTVVAGDTLSRIAAKYGTTVAKLAADNGIKNPNLIHVGQVITINK